The following are from one region of the Amycolatopsis sp. QT-25 genome:
- a CDS encoding GTP-binding protein, with amino-acid sequence MTRDAGTTGGLLRLATAGSVDDGKSTLVGRLLIDSDSVFTDQFDALGGTDGLEVDLALLTDGLRAEREQGITIDVAFRYFSTAHRRFVLADTPGHVQYNRNTVSGMSLVDAVVVLVDVRTGLRDQARRHLAAASLLRVPHVIVAVNKMDAVGFDEGRFTRLRDEVLDCTRRLGVEDVVVIPLSALRGDNVVTRSQRTPWYDGPTLLKHLEEVPAGSAAAAGPARLPVQCVLRGAEEPARFYAGRLGTGSLAPGDEVLILPSRTRSRVRRVRRLGDPVERAEPGQSVEIQLADDVDVSRGDLIAGLPAPVLATEFTAVICCVSDHRLREGEPLLVKHGTRTARGVLRDIRSTLDLTTMSYTPAGDVIGGNDIAVVSILTAEPLPIEPYRDDRITGSFLLLDPEDGSTTAAGMAEAAASTDSTAELAAAGRTC; translated from the coding sequence ATGACGAGGGACGCGGGCACGACGGGCGGCCTGCTGCGGCTGGCGACCGCCGGAAGCGTCGACGACGGGAAATCGACCCTCGTCGGCAGGCTCCTGATCGATTCGGATTCGGTGTTCACCGACCAGTTCGACGCGCTGGGCGGAACCGACGGTCTCGAGGTGGACCTCGCCCTGCTCACCGACGGCTTACGGGCCGAACGAGAACAGGGCATCACCATCGACGTGGCCTTTCGCTACTTTTCCACCGCCCACCGCCGGTTCGTCCTGGCGGACACACCGGGTCACGTGCAGTACAACCGGAACACCGTCAGCGGCATGTCACTGGTGGACGCCGTGGTTGTCCTGGTCGACGTCCGGACGGGCCTGCGGGATCAGGCTCGACGGCATCTCGCGGCGGCCTCCCTGCTCCGGGTGCCCCATGTGATCGTGGCGGTGAACAAGATGGACGCGGTCGGCTTCGACGAGGGCCGCTTCACCCGGCTGAGGGACGAAGTCCTGGACTGCACCCGCCGCTTGGGCGTCGAAGACGTGGTGGTGATCCCGCTTTCCGCCCTGCGCGGGGACAACGTGGTGACCCGCTCGCAGAGAACTCCGTGGTACGACGGACCGACGTTGCTGAAGCACCTCGAAGAGGTCCCTGCCGGATCCGCGGCGGCCGCGGGTCCGGCGCGGCTGCCGGTGCAGTGCGTCCTGCGCGGCGCCGAGGAACCGGCACGGTTCTACGCCGGACGGCTGGGCACGGGTTCGCTGGCGCCCGGTGACGAAGTCCTGATCCTGCCGTCCCGGACGCGGTCGCGGGTGCGTCGTGTGCGCCGGCTCGGTGATCCGGTCGAGCGGGCCGAGCCCGGCCAATCGGTGGAAATACAGCTGGCCGACGACGTCGACGTGTCGCGCGGAGATCTCATCGCGGGGCTCCCGGCACCCGTGCTCGCCACCGAGTTCACCGCGGTCATCTGCTGTGTGTCCGACCATCGGCTGCGGGAAGGCGAACCGCTGCTGGTCAAGCACGGCACCCGCACGGCTCGGGGCGTACTGCGCGACATCCGCTCCACCCTCGACCTCACCACGATGTCGTACACCCCGGCCGGGGACGTCATCGGCGGCAACGACATCGCGGTCGTCTCGATCCTGACCGCGGAACCGCTGCCGATCGAACCGTACCGGGACGACCGGATCACCGGCAGCTTCCTCCTGCTCGACCCGGAGGACGGAAGCACGACGGCCGCCGGGATGGCGGAGGCCGCCGCGAGCACGGACTCGACGGCCGAACTCGCCGCGGCGGGCCGGACGTGCTGA
- the cysD gene encoding sulfate adenylyltransferase subunit CysD, whose protein sequence is MGTAVTLSAVDRPVSRSGPTAPSEPAQLETLESEAAHIIREAVAESQRPVLLFSGGKDSAVLLHLALRSFAPSKLPFGLLHVDTGHNFPEVLAFRDEIVERHGLDLTVASVQDWIDSGRLSERPDGLRNPQQTRLLLDAIRTGGFDALFGGARRDEDRARAKERVFSVRDPLGGWEPRRQRPELWQLYNGRLRPTEHLRVFPLSNWTEADVWSYIVRHDVPLPPIYLTHRREVFRRDGMLLAPGSWGGPRPGETLTTLSVRYRTVGDMSCTGAVESVAKTTEDVLREVMESQVSERGATRADDRLSATAMEDRKREGYF, encoded by the coding sequence ATGGGAACTGCTGTGACCCTGTCCGCCGTCGACCGGCCGGTGAGCCGATCCGGTCCCACCGCCCCGTCCGAGCCCGCCCAGCTGGAGACCTTGGAGTCCGAGGCGGCGCACATCATCAGGGAGGCCGTCGCCGAGTCGCAGCGACCGGTACTGCTGTTCTCGGGCGGCAAGGATTCGGCGGTGCTGCTGCACCTCGCGCTGCGTTCGTTCGCGCCGTCGAAGCTGCCTTTCGGCCTCCTGCATGTCGACACCGGGCACAACTTCCCCGAGGTCCTGGCGTTCCGGGACGAGATCGTCGAACGGCACGGGCTGGACCTGACGGTGGCGAGTGTCCAAGACTGGATCGACTCGGGCAGGCTGAGCGAACGCCCGGACGGGTTGCGCAACCCCCAGCAGACCCGCCTGTTGCTCGACGCGATCCGGACCGGCGGATTCGACGCGCTGTTCGGCGGGGCCCGTCGCGACGAGGATCGAGCCAGAGCCAAGGAACGCGTGTTCTCGGTGCGCGACCCGCTGGGCGGCTGGGAACCCCGGCGCCAGCGGCCGGAGCTGTGGCAGCTCTACAACGGCAGGCTCCGGCCCACCGAGCATCTTCGTGTCTTCCCGCTGTCCAACTGGACCGAGGCCGACGTGTGGAGCTACATCGTCCGCCACGACGTACCGCTCCCGCCCATCTACCTCACCCACCGGCGAGAGGTCTTCCGGCGCGACGGCATGCTCCTCGCCCCCGGCTCCTGGGGCGGTCCGCGTCCCGGTGAAACGCTCACCACGCTTTCGGTGCGGTACCGGACGGTGGGGGACATGTCGTGCACCGGAGCAGTCGAATCGGTGGCGAAGACGACCGAGGACGTACTGCGCGAGGTCATGGAGAGCCAGGTGAGCGAGCGCGGGGCGACGCGCGCCGACGACCGCCTGTCCGCCACGGCCATGGAGGACCGCAAGCGGGAGGGCTACTTCTGA
- the cysC gene encoding adenylyl-sulfate kinase: MNSHVDSISATRTQDAPFAAAGNSKVPVRDRGATIWFTGLPSSGKSTIARELAVSLRGDGHKVEVLDGDEFRAKLSNGLGFSRADRDINVFRVGWVAHLLARNGIKVLVPVIAPYAATRTAIREQHLHGGTAYREVHVATPLDVCSGRDVKGLYAKQRSGQLVGLTGVDDPYEVPARPDLRLHTQEEPVELTVRRLRAALNEWELL, from the coding sequence GTGAACAGCCATGTCGATTCGATTTCCGCAACGCGTACGCAAGACGCGCCCTTCGCCGCCGCGGGCAACAGCAAGGTCCCCGTGCGTGACCGCGGCGCGACCATCTGGTTCACCGGACTGCCCAGCTCCGGCAAGTCGACGATCGCCCGGGAACTGGCGGTCAGTCTCCGCGGTGACGGGCACAAGGTCGAAGTGCTCGACGGGGACGAATTCCGGGCGAAACTGTCGAACGGTCTCGGATTCTCCCGTGCGGACCGGGACATCAACGTCTTCCGCGTCGGGTGGGTGGCCCACTTGCTGGCCCGGAACGGGATCAAGGTCCTCGTTCCGGTCATCGCCCCGTACGCCGCCACCAGGACCGCCATCCGGGAGCAACACCTCCACGGGGGAACGGCTTACCGGGAAGTGCACGTGGCGACACCACTGGACGTCTGCTCCGGTCGTGACGTGAAAGGGCTTTACGCGAAACAGCGGTCCGGGCAGCTGGTCGGGCTCACCGGGGTCGACGACCCCTACGAAGTCCCGGCACGTCCGGATCTCCGGCTGCACACCCAGGAAGAACCCGTCGAACTGACCGTGAGGCGGCTGCGCGCCGCGCTGAACGAATGGGAACTGCTGTGA
- the sbnA gene encoding 2,3-diaminopropionate biosynthesis protein SbnA, whose protein sequence is MPIVRAPEDLIIEDVYIDLQSFFGKSVYLKCENFNLAGSIKLKAARSMVDAAERANLLGEDTVIVESSSGNLGIALAIIAASRGYRFLCVTDPRANPGVRRLIESMGGEVVVVTQLDETGGYLGTRIRAVQELCATDSRHVWLNQYANAENWLAHYRHTAPAVFAQFPSVDYIFIGAGTTGTLMGCARYLRDHGHRAKIIAVDSTGSVTFGGEPGPRFLPGLGTSRKPELVDPSVVHDVVMQDEREAVQMCHRLAARGYLLGGSSGTVLSAVEHYLKDLPDHVTAVALSPDLGDRYLDTLYDRDWVEERFPGCLSPQHRGERSELQKNFV, encoded by the coding sequence ATGCCCATCGTCCGCGCACCAGAAGATCTGATCATCGAAGACGTCTACATCGATCTGCAATCGTTCTTCGGAAAATCCGTGTATCTGAAATGCGAGAATTTCAACCTCGCCGGTTCGATCAAACTGAAAGCGGCGCGGTCGATGGTGGACGCCGCCGAGCGCGCGAACCTGCTCGGCGAAGACACCGTCATCGTCGAGTCGTCGTCCGGAAACCTCGGCATCGCACTGGCCATCATCGCCGCCAGTCGGGGATACCGGTTCCTCTGCGTCACCGACCCACGAGCGAATCCCGGCGTCCGCCGGTTGATCGAAAGCATGGGCGGCGAGGTCGTCGTGGTCACGCAGCTCGACGAGACCGGCGGCTACCTCGGTACCCGGATCCGCGCCGTGCAGGAATTGTGCGCCACCGATTCGCGGCACGTCTGGCTGAACCAGTACGCGAACGCGGAAAACTGGCTGGCGCACTACCGGCATACCGCGCCGGCGGTGTTCGCCCAATTCCCTTCGGTCGACTACATTTTCATCGGCGCGGGCACCACCGGCACGCTGATGGGATGTGCCCGTTACCTCCGTGACCACGGGCACCGCGCCAAGATCATCGCCGTCGACAGCACCGGTTCGGTCACCTTCGGCGGGGAGCCAGGGCCACGATTCCTCCCCGGCCTCGGCACCAGCCGGAAACCCGAACTGGTCGATCCCTCCGTCGTCCACGACGTGGTCATGCAGGACGAACGCGAAGCGGTGCAGATGTGCCATCGCCTCGCGGCGAGAGGCTATCTCCTCGGCGGCTCGTCCGGCACGGTGCTCAGCGCGGTGGAGCACTACCTCAAGGATCTTCCCGATCACGTGACCGCGGTGGCCCTCTCCCCCGATCTCGGTGACCGTTACCTGGACACCCTTTACGACCGGGACTGGGTCGAAGAACGGTTCCCCGGCTGCCTGTCTCCCCAGCACCGAGGCGAACGCAGCGAATTGCAGAAGAATTTCGTCTGA
- the sbnB gene encoding 2,3-diaminopropionate biosynthesis protein SbnB: protein MSSLSIVPGKAVKNIIDNSRNTVIDLIRKTYLLHDSGQSVNPDSYFLRFPDKPNSRVIALPSYLGGDVDRIGMKWIASFPDNVASSRPRASAVLLINDYETGYPIACVEAAGISAARTAASAALAARELPQGANAVNVSFLGAGVIARTIADYLVETLPKLSEVVVYDRDPGSADLLVEHARQVHGLTARRAESLSETFDPQLVVFATTAAAPYVPAETAFRDDQLLLNISLRDLPPELLLRSNNVLDDVEHCLKADTSPHLAERLSGGREFINGTIGDVLRHEITLAPDRPTIFSPFGLGVLDLAVGNHVLEQARLDGSVIEIEDFVGETRRW, encoded by the coding sequence ATGTCATCGCTGTCCATAGTTCCGGGAAAAGCGGTCAAGAACATCATCGACAACTCCCGGAACACCGTTATCGACCTGATTCGAAAAACCTACCTGTTGCATGATTCCGGACAAAGCGTCAATCCGGACAGCTACTTCCTGCGCTTTCCGGACAAACCGAATTCACGGGTCATCGCGTTGCCGAGCTATCTGGGCGGCGATGTCGACCGGATCGGCATGAAATGGATCGCCAGCTTCCCGGACAATGTCGCGTCCAGCAGGCCGCGAGCCTCGGCGGTATTGCTGATCAACGACTACGAGACCGGTTACCCCATCGCCTGTGTGGAGGCGGCGGGCATCAGCGCGGCGCGGACCGCGGCTTCCGCGGCCTTGGCCGCCCGCGAACTGCCTCAGGGCGCCAACGCCGTGAACGTGTCTTTCCTCGGCGCGGGCGTCATCGCACGCACCATCGCCGACTATCTGGTCGAAACCCTGCCGAAGCTCAGTGAGGTCGTGGTCTACGACCGCGATCCCGGCAGTGCCGACCTGTTGGTGGAGCACGCCCGTCAGGTGCACGGCTTGACGGCGCGGCGGGCCGAAAGCCTGTCCGAAACGTTCGACCCCCAACTCGTCGTCTTCGCCACCACGGCGGCGGCTCCCTATGTACCGGCCGAAACCGCGTTCCGGGACGACCAGCTGCTGCTCAACATCTCGCTGCGTGACCTCCCGCCCGAATTGTTGTTGCGCTCGAACAACGTTCTCGATGACGTCGAACACTGCCTGAAGGCCGACACCTCACCCCATCTCGCCGAACGCCTTTCCGGCGGCAGGGAATTCATCAACGGCACCATCGGCGATGTGCTGCGCCACGAGATCACCCTCGCGCCCGATCGCCCGACGATCTTCTCACCCTTCGGACTCGGCGTACTCGATTTGGCGGTCGGCAACCACGTCCTGGAGCAGGCTCGCCTCGACGGTTCCGTGATCGAGATCGAGGACTTCGTCGGCGAAACCAGGCGCTGGTGA
- a CDS encoding amino acid ABC transporter permease, translating to MSNVLFDLPGPKARVRHRVLAAVGVVAVIALIAYVVYRFHDSGQFTARKWEWLQYKQVQEDLLKAVLATLKAFAAGAVLALVFGAVFAAGRLSDHAWIRGISTAVVELFRAIPLLILMFLFYYGLPVVDVRMTPFLAVVLGLTLYNGSVLAEVFRAGILSLPKGQSEAAYALGMRKTQVMFFVLLPQAVRAMLPTIVSQLVVLLKDTALGFLITYEELLYYARFVGSQGAFSRPIVPTTIVIAAIYITLCLLLTALARYLEKRNRRNKKIIHTEGGDKAELTTLTALQPGATAHGLGGAAPQ from the coding sequence ATGAGCAACGTCCTGTTCGACCTTCCCGGCCCGAAGGCCCGCGTCCGGCACCGGGTGCTGGCCGCCGTCGGTGTCGTCGCGGTGATCGCGCTGATCGCCTACGTGGTCTACCGCTTCCACGACAGCGGGCAGTTCACCGCCCGCAAGTGGGAATGGCTCCAGTACAAGCAAGTTCAGGAAGATCTGCTCAAAGCCGTCTTGGCCACGTTGAAGGCTTTCGCGGCCGGCGCCGTGCTCGCGCTCGTCTTCGGCGCGGTCTTCGCGGCGGGCAGGCTTTCCGATCACGCCTGGATCCGCGGTATCTCGACGGCCGTCGTGGAACTGTTCCGCGCGATCCCGTTGCTGATCTTGATGTTCCTCTTCTACTACGGCCTCCCGGTCGTGGACGTGCGGATGACGCCCTTCCTCGCCGTGGTGCTGGGGCTCACCCTCTACAACGGTTCCGTCCTCGCCGAAGTCTTCCGCGCCGGTATCCTCTCGTTGCCGAAGGGGCAGTCGGAAGCCGCGTACGCCTTGGGGATGCGCAAGACCCAGGTGATGTTCTTCGTACTCCTCCCGCAGGCCGTCAGGGCGATGCTGCCGACGATCGTCAGCCAATTGGTCGTCCTGTTGAAGGACACCGCGCTCGGCTTCCTGATCACCTACGAGGAACTGCTCTACTACGCCCGGTTCGTCGGCTCGCAGGGAGCGTTCAGCCGCCCGATCGTGCCGACCACGATCGTCATCGCGGCCATCTACATCACCCTGTGCCTGCTGCTCACCGCGCTGGCCAGATACCTCGAGAAACGCAACCGCCGCAACAAGAAGATCATCCACACCGAGGGCGGCGACAAGGCCGAGCTGACGACGCTCACCGCGCTGCAGCCGGGCGCCACCGCCCACGGTCTCGGCGGTGCGGCACCCCAGTAA
- a CDS encoding amino acid ABC transporter permease, translating to MDVLLDNLDLFGPFFLNTIYLFLLAAVASLVLGTLIAMLRVSPVPVFRAAGTTYVTLVRNTPLTLVFLFFAFAYPLLNIVGLSYFVAAAVALTMYTAAFICEVVRSGINTVPVGQAEAARALGLNFGQIIGQIVLPQAIRSVVPPIMSTLIALLKNTTIAAGFSVTEAGAIRQYLSERGEDQLIGLLWVTLGFLILVAILSYVQRSLEKRWSVSR from the coding sequence ATGGACGTCCTACTCGATAACCTGGATCTCTTCGGTCCGTTCTTCCTGAACACGATCTACCTGTTCCTCCTGGCCGCGGTCGCCAGCCTCGTTCTCGGCACTCTCATCGCCATGCTGCGGGTCAGCCCGGTGCCGGTCTTCCGTGCCGCGGGGACGACCTATGTCACCCTCGTGCGGAACACCCCGCTGACCTTGGTGTTCCTGTTCTTCGCTTTCGCTTATCCGCTGCTGAACATCGTCGGCCTGTCCTACTTCGTGGCCGCGGCCGTGGCCTTGACCATGTACACGGCGGCCTTCATCTGCGAGGTGGTCCGCTCCGGGATCAACACCGTCCCGGTGGGCCAGGCCGAAGCCGCTCGCGCGCTCGGCCTCAACTTCGGTCAGATCATCGGGCAGATCGTGCTGCCCCAGGCGATCCGCTCGGTGGTGCCACCGATCATGAGCACCCTCATCGCCCTGCTCAAGAACACCACGATCGCCGCCGGGTTCTCGGTGACCGAAGCGGGAGCGATCCGCCAGTACCTGTCGGAGCGCGGGGAGGACCAACTCATCGGTCTGCTGTGGGTGACCCTCGGGTTCCTCATCCTGGTCGCGATCCTCTCCTATGTTCAGCGGTCCCTTGAAAAGCGGTGGAGCGTCAGCCGATGA
- a CDS encoding glutamate ABC transporter substrate-binding protein: MKIRALVTGLLVGSLALTACGKEGAPAAGDGAAGTNAASLPTYAVAQNADVAGSPTFAKFKARGGLIIGVKDDQPGLGQKDPTTGKYSGFDIEIARLIAANLGYPEDKITFKPVQSLGREQAIANGDIDYYVGTYTISDKRKQLVSFAGPYFVAGQDLLVRKDDSSITGPETLKGKKVCSATGSTPVQRVREQGLTEAGNIVEFQGYSQCVEKVISKEVDALTTDDAILKGYAAQEPEQLKVVGKTFSKEPYGVGMNKDDKALRDKVNDVLQTALDDGTWQKIYDATLGKSGSPAQKPALDRY, from the coding sequence ATGAAAATCCGCGCCCTGGTGACCGGGCTGCTCGTCGGCAGCCTCGCCTTGACCGCGTGCGGCAAAGAAGGAGCCCCGGCCGCGGGCGACGGCGCCGCGGGTACGAACGCCGCCTCGCTGCCCACCTACGCCGTGGCGCAGAACGCCGACGTCGCGGGCTCGCCGACCTTCGCCAAGTTCAAGGCTCGCGGCGGCCTGATCATCGGGGTCAAGGACGACCAGCCAGGACTCGGCCAGAAGGACCCGACGACCGGCAAGTACTCGGGCTTCGACATCGAGATCGCCCGGCTGATCGCGGCCAACCTCGGCTATCCCGAGGACAAGATCACTTTCAAGCCGGTCCAGTCCCTCGGCCGTGAGCAGGCGATCGCCAACGGCGACATCGACTACTACGTCGGCACTTACACGATCTCGGACAAGCGCAAGCAGCTCGTCTCCTTCGCGGGCCCGTACTTCGTGGCCGGGCAGGACCTCTTGGTCCGCAAGGACGACAGCTCCATCACCGGCCCGGAAACCTTGAAGGGCAAGAAGGTCTGCTCGGCGACGGGATCCACTCCGGTCCAGCGGGTCCGGGAACAGGGCCTGACCGAAGCCGGCAACATCGTCGAGTTCCAGGGCTACTCGCAGTGCGTCGAGAAGGTGATCTCCAAGGAGGTCGACGCCCTCACCACCGACGACGCCATCCTGAAGGGCTACGCCGCGCAGGAGCCCGAGCAGCTCAAGGTCGTCGGCAAGACCTTCTCGAAGGAGCCCTACGGCGTCGGCATGAACAAGGACGACAAGGCGCTTCGCGACAAGGTCAACGACGTTCTGCAGACCGCGCTCGACGACGGCACGTGGCAGAAGATCTACGACGCCACCCTCGGCAAGTCCGGTTCCCCGGCGCAGAAGCCTGCCCTCGACCGGTACTGA
- a CDS encoding amino acid ABC transporter ATP-binding protein, whose amino-acid sequence MIKAAAVNKYFGDLHVLKEINLEVPKGQVVVVLGPSGSGKSTLCRAINRLEPIDSGEIAVDGVPLPAEGKALAALRADVGMVFQSFNLFAHKTIVENVMLAPMKVRKASEAEARKAAMELLTRVGIANQADKYPAQLSGGQQQRVAIARALAMRPKVMLFDEPTSALDPEMVQEVLDVMTGLAKDGMTMLVVTHEMGFARRAANRVIFMAEGEIVEDSTPEDFFTRPKSDRAKDFLGKILTH is encoded by the coding sequence ATGATCAAGGCAGCCGCCGTGAACAAGTACTTCGGCGACCTCCACGTGCTCAAGGAGATCAACCTCGAGGTGCCCAAGGGGCAGGTCGTCGTGGTACTCGGCCCGTCGGGATCCGGTAAGTCCACGCTGTGCCGGGCGATCAACCGCCTCGAACCGATCGACTCCGGCGAGATCGCCGTCGACGGCGTTCCGCTGCCCGCCGAGGGAAAGGCGCTCGCGGCGCTCCGTGCCGACGTCGGCATGGTGTTCCAGTCGTTCAACCTGTTCGCGCACAAGACGATCGTCGAGAACGTCATGCTGGCCCCGATGAAGGTCCGCAAGGCCTCGGAGGCCGAGGCCCGCAAGGCGGCGATGGAGCTGCTCACCAGGGTCGGGATCGCCAATCAGGCCGACAAGTACCCGGCGCAGCTCTCCGGCGGCCAGCAACAGCGCGTGGCGATCGCCCGTGCGCTGGCCATGCGTCCCAAGGTGATGCTGTTCGACGAGCCGACCTCCGCGCTCGACCCGGAAATGGTCCAGGAGGTCCTGGACGTCATGACCGGGCTCGCGAAGGACGGGATGACGATGCTGGTCGTCACCCACGAGATGGGCTTCGCCCGGCGGGCGGCGAACCGGGTGATCTTCATGGCGGAGGGGGAAATCGTCGAGGACTCGACCCCGGAGGACTTCTTCACCCGGCCCAAATCCGACCGGGCGAAGGATTTCCTCGGCAAGATCTTGACCCACTGA
- a CDS encoding response regulator transcription factor, with protein sequence MRVLLVEDDDRVADALVPALVSRGLAMTRLASGAGVLDQVARFDVVLLDLGLPDIDGVELCRRIRAESDVAVIVVSARGEVGDRILGLRAGADDYLVKPYDVDELLARVDAVRRRRGEREAASSPEVVRLGDVTVDLARHEVLVAGTPVALSRKEFQVFALLVRARGAVCPREQLLTRVWGHSGAAESRSLDVHVATLRTKLGRPTLIETVRGVGYRLREGWD encoded by the coding sequence GTGCGGGTGCTGCTTGTCGAGGATGACGATCGGGTCGCGGACGCCCTCGTCCCGGCGTTGGTGTCCCGTGGGCTGGCGATGACCCGGCTCGCCTCCGGAGCGGGGGTGCTCGATCAGGTGGCCCGGTTCGACGTCGTCCTGCTCGATCTCGGGCTGCCGGACATCGACGGGGTGGAGCTGTGCCGCCGCATTCGCGCGGAAAGTGACGTCGCGGTGATCGTGGTGTCGGCCCGCGGCGAGGTGGGGGACCGGATCCTCGGCCTGCGCGCCGGGGCGGACGACTATCTGGTCAAGCCGTACGACGTCGATGAACTGCTGGCCAGGGTCGACGCGGTGAGACGCAGACGCGGCGAACGGGAAGCGGCTTCCAGCCCCGAGGTTGTGCGGCTCGGCGACGTCACGGTGGACCTCGCCCGCCACGAGGTGCTGGTGGCGGGCACCCCGGTCGCTCTCTCCCGCAAGGAATTCCAGGTGTTCGCGTTGCTGGTCCGCGCGCGCGGCGCGGTGTGCCCGCGGGAGCAGTTGCTGACGAGGGTGTGGGGGCACAGCGGAGCGGCGGAGAGCCGCTCGCTCGACGTCCATGTCGCGACCCTGCGCACCAAGCTGGGCCGCCCCACCCTGATCGAGACCGTCCGCGGGGTCGGTTACCGGCTCCGCGAGGGATGGGACTGA
- a CDS encoding HAMP domain-containing sensor histidine kinase, whose amino-acid sequence MRVRLQGIVLILVSLVVFGLGVPLALSLADGVRQRLFLDRLTDTARFASLAERPLLDDRFADLDQQMRRYAEVYGVEVAVVDRDLRQVIGTAGDLSADPRVADAIRDALAGRHQGPGERLTPWSTAPLVLTEPVLVDGDVRGAAITISDTSRARTEVLWQWLSLAVGGALAFVLALLLTTPVVRWILRPVHRLDDATEYLVTAVLSGREADPVGESGGPPELRQLARSFDRMAGRVSAALAAQRAFVADASHQLRNPLTALKIRLGNVKSKVEGESATELAAAMVDADRLYRLVDDLLSMAKAEGSGNELVPVVVGDLVDQRVEDWSVVFESRDVVLAAEPTDETMRVLLPPDGLTVVLDSLLDNALKFSEPGTEVKVSVRSAGDRVTIAVRDHGPGLRSEDLDRATDRFWRGARHQNVQGSGLGLAIVREIVTRSDGTLALESPEDGGLLASVTFPAHLP is encoded by the coding sequence GTGAGGGTCCGCCTGCAGGGGATCGTGCTCATCCTGGTCTCACTGGTGGTGTTCGGGCTCGGCGTCCCGCTGGCGCTGAGCCTGGCCGACGGTGTGCGGCAGCGGCTGTTCCTCGACCGCCTCACGGATACGGCCCGGTTCGCCTCCCTCGCCGAACGGCCGTTGCTGGACGACCGGTTCGCCGATCTCGACCAGCAGATGCGCCGGTACGCGGAGGTCTACGGCGTCGAGGTGGCGGTGGTGGACCGGGATCTTCGCCAGGTGATCGGCACCGCCGGCGACCTGTCGGCGGATCCCCGGGTCGCCGACGCGATCCGCGACGCGCTGGCCGGCCGTCACCAGGGCCCCGGCGAGCGGCTGACCCCGTGGAGCACGGCGCCGCTGGTGCTCACCGAACCGGTTCTGGTCGACGGTGACGTCCGCGGAGCGGCCATCACGATCTCGGACACCTCCCGTGCCCGTACGGAGGTGCTCTGGCAATGGTTGTCGCTCGCCGTCGGCGGAGCGCTCGCTTTCGTGCTCGCGCTGTTGCTGACCACCCCGGTCGTCCGGTGGATCCTGCGCCCCGTGCATCGGCTGGACGACGCGACCGAATATCTGGTGACCGCCGTGCTGAGCGGGCGCGAAGCCGACCCCGTCGGGGAAAGTGGCGGACCACCCGAGCTTCGCCAACTGGCCCGTTCGTTCGACCGGATGGCAGGCCGGGTGTCCGCGGCGCTGGCGGCGCAGCGGGCTTTCGTCGCGGACGCCTCCCATCAGCTGCGGAATCCGCTCACCGCGTTGAAGATCCGGCTCGGCAACGTCAAGTCGAAGGTGGAAGGCGAATCCGCGACGGAGCTGGCGGCGGCCATGGTCGACGCCGACCGCTTGTACCGGCTCGTCGACGACCTGCTGTCGATGGCGAAGGCGGAGGGGTCCGGGAACGAGCTGGTTCCGGTCGTCGTGGGTGACCTGGTCGACCAGAGGGTCGAAGACTGGTCGGTCGTCTTCGAGTCCCGTGACGTCGTCTTGGCGGCCGAGCCGACGGACGAGACGATGCGGGTCCTGCTCCCGCCGGACGGTTTGACCGTCGTCCTCGACTCGCTGCTGGACAACGCCCTCAAGTTCAGCGAGCCGGGAACCGAGGTGAAGGTTTCGGTGCGCTCCGCCGGGGACCGGGTGACGATCGCCGTCCGGGACCACGGCCCCGGCCTGCGGTCCGAGGACCTGGATCGCGCGACCGACCGGTTCTGGCGCGGGGCGCGGCACCAGAACGTGCAGGGCTCCGGGCTGGGGCTGGCGATCGTGCGGGAAATCGTCACCAGATCCGACGGCACCTTGGCCCTGGAGTCGCCGGAAGACGGCGGACTGCTGGCTTCGGTGACCTTTCCCGCCCACCTTCCTTGA